The genomic interval cttccctaggtttattcttgtccaattagggtttttaaccaaaattgtgcatccaataggtgtgtttgtgtcattggatgaacatttaggtcattttcggcctccctaggctaattttttccaattagagtttttaaccaatcttgtgcatctaataggtgtgtttgtgtcattggatgaatatttaggtcatttttgctttgcctaggcttattcttgtccaattagggttttaaaccaatctagtgcatccaataggtgggtttgtgtcattggatgaacatgtaagtcattttcgtcctccatatgcttcTTCTTTTCCagttacggtttttaaccaatcttgtacctccaataagttcattaatgtcattggattaacatttaggtcattttcgtcctccatagtcttattcttgtccaattagggtttttaaacaatcttgtgcatccaataggtgtgtttatgtcatttgatggacatttaggtcattttcgtcttccctaggtttattctagtccaattaggttttttaaccaatcttgtgcatccaataggtgtgtatgtgtcattggatgaacatttaggtcattttcgtccttcctaggtttattctagtccaattagggtttttaaccaatcttgtgcatcacataagttcatttatgtcattggattaacaattaggtcattttcgtcctccctaggctttttcttctccaattatagtttttaaacaatcttgtgcatcgaataggtgtgtttgtattattggatgaacatttagctcattttcgtcttccctagctttattctagtcctattagggtttttaaccaaacttgggcatccaataggtgtctttgtgtcattggatgaacatttagctacTTTTCGTCAtcgttaggcttattcttgtccaattacgattttaaCTTGAcgtgtgtatccaataagttcatttgtgccattggatgaacatttaggtcattttcgtcttccatagatttattctagaccaattagggtttttaaccaatcttgtgcatccaataggtatgtttgtgtcgttggataaacatttaggtcaatttcgttccccctaggcttgttctagtccaattagggtttttaaccaatcttgtgcctccaataagctcttttgtgtcatcggattaacatttaggtcattttcgtcctccctagccttttgcttgtccaattaggatttttaactaatcttgggcatccaataagttcatttgtgtcattgaatgaacatttaggtcattttcatcctccctaggcttattcttgtccaatttgggtttttaaccaatcttgtgcttccaataggtgtgtttttgtgattggattaagatttaggtcattttcgtcctccatagacttattcttgtccaattagggtttttaaccaatcttgtgcatccaataatttcatttgtgtcactagattaacatttaggttattttcgtcttccctaggtttattcttgtccaaatagggtttttaatcaatcttgtgcatccaattggagtgtttgagtcattggatgaacatttaggtcactttcgtcctccctaggcttattcttttccaattagggtttttaaccaatcttgtgcatccaataggtgtatttgtgtcattggatgaacatttaggccattttcgtcctccctaagcttattcttgtccaattaaggtttttaaccaatcttgtgcatccaataggtgtatttgtgtcattggatgaacatttaggccattgtcgtcctccctaagcttattcttgtccaattaaggtttttaaccaatcttgtgcatccaataggtgtatttgtgtcattggatgaacatttaggccattgtcgtcctccctaagcttattcttgtccaattaaggtttttaaccaatcttgtgcctccaataagttcatttatgtccttggattaatatttatgtcattttcgtcctccctaggcttcttcttgtccaattagggtttttaaacaatcttgtgcgtccaataggtgtgtttgtgtcattggatgaacatttaggtcattttcgtcttccctaggcttattcttttccaattagggtttttaaccaatcttgttcatccaataggtgtgtttgtgtcattggatgaacatttaggtcattttcttccaccctaggtttattcttgtccaattagaatttttaaacaatcttgtgcatccaataggtgtatttgtgtcattggatgaacatttaagccattttcgtcctccctaggtttattctagttcaattagggtttttaaccaaccttgtatatccaataggtgtgtttgtgtcattggatgaacacttactgacattttcgtccttcttgagtttattctagtccaattaggatttttaaacaatcttgtgcatccaataggtgtttttgtgtcattggatgaacatttagctcattttcgtcctccttaggcttatttttgtccaattaggatttcaaccaatcttgtgcatccaataggtgtgttagtgtcaatggattaacatttaggtcattttcgtcctccctaggtttattcttgtccaactagggtttttaaaaaatcttgtgcttccaataggtgtgtttgtgtcattgaattaacatttaagtcattttcgtcctccataggcgtattcttgtccaattagggtttttaatcaaacttgtgcatccaataagttcatttgtgtcactggattaatatttaggacattttcgtcttccctaggtttattcttgtccaaattgggtttttaaccaaatttgtgcatccaataggtgtgtttgtgtcattggatgaacatttagctcactttcgtcctccttaggcttattctcttccaattaggatttcaaccaatcttgtgcatccaataggtgtgttagtgtcattggattaacatttaggtcattttcgtcctccctaggtttattcttgtccaactagactttttaacaaatcttatgcttccaataagtgtgtttgtgtcattggattaacatgtaagtcattttcttcctccataggcttattcttgtccaattagggtttttaaccaaacttgtgcatccaataagttcatttgtgtcattggattaacatttaggacatattcgtcttccttaggtttattcttgtccaaatagggtttttaatcattcttgtgcatccaattggtgtgtttgtgtcattggatgaacatttaggtcattttcgttctccttaggcatattcttttccaattagggtttttaaccaatcttggtcatccaataggtgtgtttgtgtcattggatgaatatttaggtcattttcgtcctcctatcCAAGTTATTGTTTAACTGCATTGTTcgcatttttgttgttgattcaTATGCTTGTTGtgcaaaataaaatgatttattgcacatttatgtcaacaaaattaactatttttgaCAATGGCTTGAATGTGCTCTTGTTGGTTGTTGCTTTTCTGAGTGAGAGCATAAAATCTTGGgatatttttctgatttttttattgtttaattgaTGTGGTGTCTTTATCATGCAAAAACAACATTGTTTCTATCTTGCattctattatttttctttctctttggTCTTATACTTTATCATACTTTCCAGGTTGATGCAGAATCTTATAAAGAATTGGAGCATTGGAATGAAATgcttaaaaatgatattatcaAGTTATGCCAGgaaaacaatttcaattcaggatTTTTTGAGGGTAGTGACAGCAACACAGCTGTTGTGCATATGAATTGAAGGTATTTgagtttaaaatgttatgtAGAATTATTAAAGTCAACTCATTCATAGGGAATACATATTCATAGAAAGTATTTACTTCATTAACTTTCAGGTCAGACTTGAGCATATCCTTGAGAGGATTGCATTGATATCTGAGGCTGCAAATACAGAGAGACCATCCGCCATTACAAATAGCCTGTACATCGGTGGAGCACTATCCGCAAGATCTGTATACACAATGCAACACTTGGGAATCACTCATATTTTGTGTTTATGTACTAATGAAATTGGACAATCAGATTCTCAATTTCCTGATCTATTCATTTACAAAAATTTCTCTGTAAGTCATCTCATTGTCTATTCATTATCCCCGATAGTTCTACTGATTTATTTGTCGAGGTTTTTGCGTAAGAATCAGTTGTCTTCCTTCTTGTCTAAACcttgtttatattatttattcatgcATTTTCATATAGGACTAATCTAGTTTTTTATTGGCAGTTATGGCAAATATTTTTGTGGGAGAAACAGTTGATTCCTAATGCTTGTGATAACATCTCCACTGTAATATGTATATTAGCCTTGATATAAATGGCTCTCACTGAAATTTTGGTTTTCGATAAAGTCCGACGAAAAGTCACTACTCAAAACACTAAATCACTTTTGtcaaaatcttaaacaaacaggCCCTTATGCTTGTTATTGTACACATCAACAAGAATATTTTCTGTTGACTTAAGATATCAAATTTACTCTTGAGCTTGGAATAAATCTTCATATTTGTTTTCACTCTCCTGTATGAACAGGTGTGCGACAATGAGGATGTTAACATCAGCAGAATATTTGATGAAGCTTGTGATTTTATAGAAGCTGTTGAGCGAACAGGCCAGAGTGTTTTAGTTCATTGCTTTGAAGGGAAAAGCAGAAGTGTCACTGTAGTCCTAGCTTACTTGATGCTCAGAAAGTAAGTAAAcctattaatataatattgcCTAAAGTTGAAACTAGTGTTTTGTGGAGCCTGCCCTCCATAACCAAGTTATGTTGCAATCataattaaatagtttaatCTTAATGACAAattatactattaattatttacatgGTTGGTTAGGTGATTCAAAACAGTAAGTATTCTTCAGTATGTATGATATTAGCAATCTTAAGTTTATCTTAAGAGTAAAGTTTTTTCGGAACTGAAATTGTTTATGATGCAGGAAGTTCACATTAATAGAAGCATGGAATGCTATGAAAAAAGTTCACCATCGAGCGCAGCCGAATGATGGTTTTGCTAAGATTTTACAGGAACTTGATCAAAAACTGTATGGAAAGGTTTCAATGGAGTGGCGGCGGTGGTGGAAACCAACGATGAAAGTTTGCCCAATATGTGGCAAGGATGCTGGATTGAGGAGCAATTCCCTTAAGCTGCATCTACAGAGAGCACATCAGGGAGTGTAGATATCGCCTCAAAATTTTAGCCATTGAAAGCAATTAAGCATATTCCTTTGGAGAGTTTGTGTATGATTACTTTGTCACAATTAACTAGACAATGGGTTGGAGAGTTTGTGTATGATTACTTTGTCACAATTAACTAGACAATGGGTTGTTTACGAGTATCTTACAATATAATAACGAAGCCTGATTTAGAAATAAGGTATCAGGAATGCTATTGTTGGGTTGTTTACGTGGGAAGCAAACACCAACTGTATCATTCCATAAACTAGGAATACAACCTATGGAATGAACCTGACAAACATGTAAACCTAATGTGtcacaaattagggttttacgTCTTTTGCTATGATATTTCTCAGTATAAATAATAGTTACAACATTTACATctgttaattataaattaaagagatccaatcaaattttaatttgtctAATTTAGGAAAgttgataaatacaaatacaaattaatattatttcttgaTTCACATCCTCTCAAGTTGTTGTGACTGGTCAAGGAGCATTTGCGAACTAGAAACTGATGGCACAGACGAAGAgcaactttaataaaatatgtgCAACTTGAAACTGAATATTGATTGGAGGGATGAATATAACCTGATTATCATAGGCTTCACGGATAGAGCCCACCCATTAGAAGGGGCTATAGATAGTACAATGCAAACAATTGTCATTTTGGCGACCGATGCAAATGTCTCATCATAATCAACTCCATATTCCTGTTTGTTTCCTAAAGCAACCAATTGAGCCTTGTACCTGTTGAAGGACCcatcaaaattcaatttaatagaATACACTCATTTTATGTCTTTTGCTCTGATTAGGAAGACAGTTGTAGAAAGAGTCTCCACAAAATATCGAGATGGTACAAAAGCATGAAAACGTAAGGTGAGTGTTGCATCAAGCAAATGACGATTCTTACGTTctattatttcattttgttgGGGGGTATTTGGACAAGGTCGTTGAGACAAGATACCTTTTTACTAAAGATACTTCTGAAATCCATGAGACATATACTCACCACCAGAGTCAAAGCGAAAATTTGTAACACTTGCttgaaattgagtttcaacataTGTTAGAAAATTTTGTACTCATCCAAGAACTTGTTCTAAAATGTGTAGTTTTTTTATGTTGTCAACTACGTATCATGGCTCAATCGAGATGATTCACCTATCCATCATTATTCAATAATAATCATTTCGGATCCATGACTATTTTAACATGTTAAGTTATATAATTAAGTGTGACTATTAATAAGAATGAAGTTTATTAACAACgtttgaattataatatttacaaattttccTTTCTTCTAACAAACTAACCACTAATGTTGTCTATAACATGTTGAGTCGATCGGTCTTAATTTGTTGCATAAGTTGCCTATCATATTTCTTGAATATAATCACCTCATTGGTATCAGATTTATCAAGCAATGAGCATATACATTCTTAGATTTAAGTTAAATCTAACAAATATGTATTACTAACATTTGTATCTACTATACATTTCTTCGTTGTTTCTTATATACACACTACATTGTtgtaattaaacttttttaaattcaacaactcactttaaaaaaataaaataaataatatcaatcgttgataaataaattaataattaatattttattattgtatataaaacttatattttgttttattatatttatgtctctacattctattttcatttactatttttgtatttaaattatgtcaCAGAGCGAAACATTTACAAACCAGCATTAATGGCACATGTGTGATAACTAGCAAGTATTCATTGGGTTGGGCCAAGATGGACTTGGGTATTTATTCGCCTCTTTTTGAGAAATGTATTGTGCACCCCACAGTTTAACCTGCCACCccctcataattttttattgaccaatctaccctttttattttatataaaatttatcagtAAATATACTACACTATTTTCTCACCCCCactttcgaaaattttaaaaaaaaattctattaatcgaaagtttcaaactttcgaaacaatcAGAGGTTAGATTTCATCAACACCTTCGAACCTTTTgtgaaaaatacaaatttttgaaatgcaattttcacaaaaatcagaaaaattttgaaactttgcttaagtatgaaaccaccccctcataattttttattgaccaatctaccctttttattttatataaaatttatcagtAAATATAATACACTATTTTCTCACCCccactttcgaaagtttttaaaaaaattctattaatcgaaagtttcaaactttcgaaacaatcAGAGGTTAGATTTCATCAACACCTTCGAACCTTTTgtgaaaaatacaaatttttgaaatgcaattttcacaaaaatcagaaaaattttgaaactttgcttaagtatgaaactttcgaagcgTGCATTTGCTGAAACATTCGGAACTTTGCTTAAGTATGAAAGCTCCGAGGCATGAATTGGATTAAACATTCGAAGATTTGGTTAATGCTGAAACcttcgaaacccaaaacacatttcgaaactttgcttGAAGCTGAAAGTTTCGAAAACTATTTTTCCAGCAATTTCGAAAGTTTACATCAatgtcaaagtttcgaaattttcattttttttttaaaatttatcattatttatatatattattatttatatttattattatttatatttattactatttttgaaaacaggtatgagtagagttgaggtTCCTGCCTCAAGAAATATAATAGATTCTACGGACAAATTCATTACCGATCAGGTATTAATATTACTGATAATCTATCacggataaattttttattataactatatatttgaagttttatttgaaacatattttgtaggtatttccTTCACGAGAATCTGTGTTTGAATGGGCAAAAACCATTGGaagagaaaatggaattttaattgtcaTCATTCGTTCAGATAAAGCAACCGGAAAGaggggaagaaaagaaaaattgattttgggatgcgaaagaggtggaagatataaatcaaaatcaaaatcaacagtaacTTGTTCTCATAAGGANNNNNNNNNNNNNNNNNNNNNNNNNNNNNNNNNNNNNNNNNNNNNNNNNNNNNNNNNNNNNNNNNNNNNNNNNNNNNNNNNNNNNNNNNNNNNNNNNNNNNNNNNNNNNNNNNNNNNNNNNNNNNNNNNNNNNNNNNNNNNNNNNNNNNNNNNNNNNNNNNNNNNNNNNNNNNNNNNNNNNNNNNNNNNNNNNNNNNNNNNNNNNNNNNNNNNNNNNNNNNNNNNNNNNNNNNNNNNNNNNNNNNNNNNNNNNNNNNNNNNNNNNNNNNNNNNNNNNNNNNNNNNNNNNNNNNNNNNNNNNNNNNNNNNNNNNNNNNNNNNNNNNNNNNNNNNNNNNNNNNNNNNNNNNNNNNNNNNNNNNNNNNNNNNNNNNNNNNNNNNNNNNNNNNNNNNNNNNNNNNNNNNNNNNNNNNNNNNNNNNNNNNNNNNNNNNNNNNNNNNNNNNNNNNNNNNNNNNNNNNNNNNNNNNNNNNNNNNNNNNNNNNNNNNNNNNNNNNNNNNNNNNNNNNNNNNNNNNNNNNNNNNNNNNNNNNNNNNNNNNNNNNNNNNNNNNNNNNNNNNNNNNNNNNNNNNNNNNNNNNNNNNNNNNNNNNNNNNNNNNNNNNNNNNNNNNNNNNNNNNNNNNNNNNNNNNNNNNNNNNNNNNNNNNNNNNNNNNNNNNNNNNNNNNNNNNNNNNNNNNNNNNNNNNNNNNNNNNNNNNNNNNNNNNNNNNNNNNNNNNNNNNNNNNNNNNNNNNNNNNNNNNNNNNNNNNNNNNNNNNNNNNNNNNNNNNNNNNNNNNNNNNNNNNNNNNNNNNNNNNNNNNNNNNNNNNNNNNNNNNNNNNNNNNNNNNNNNNNNNNNNNNNNNNNNNNNNNNNNNNNNNNNNNNNNNNNNNNNNNNNNNNNNNNNNNNNNNNNNNNNNNNNNNNNNNNNNNNNNNNNNNNNNNNNNNNNNNNNNNNNNNNNNNNNNNNNNNNNNNNNNNNNNNNNNNNNNNNNNNNNNNNNNNNNNNNNNNNNNNNNNN from Cicer arietinum cultivar CDC Frontier isolate Library 1 chromosome 5, Cicar.CDCFrontier_v2.0, whole genome shotgun sequence carries:
- the LOC101506385 gene encoding dual specificity protein phosphatase PHS1-like; amino-acid sequence: MQHLGITHILCLCTNEIGQSDSQFPDLFIYKNFSVCDNEDVNISRIFDEACDFIEAVERTGQSVLVHCFEGKSRSVTVVLAYLMLRKKFTLIEAWNAMKKVHHRAQPNDGFAKILQELDQKLYGKVSMEWRRWWKPTMKVCPICGKDAGLRSNSLKLHLQRAHQGV